GACCCGAACGACTATGCCTGCTGGCAGCGCAACCTCCAGGTGTGGGCCAACGATCTCCACGGCGGCATCATTAACATCCTGAACCCCGATGGCACGATTAACGAGAACGGCGGCGAATATAAGGGCATGGACCGCTACAAGGCCCGCGAAGCCGTGACGAAGAAGATGGAGGAACTCGGCCTCTATGTGGAGAAAGCGGATCGTATCGTGCCGCTGAAATTCAGCGACCGAAGCAAGACGCCCATCGAGCCGCTGCTGTCGGACCAGTGGTTCGTGAAGATGGCCGACCGCGACGACGGCAAGGCCGGCCTTGCACAGATGACAATGGACGCGGTGACCGATGGCCGCGTGAAATTCTTCCCGGAGCGCTACGCGCGCTCGTACCTCGACTGGCTCGGCGAAAAACGCGATTGGTGCATCAGCCGGCAACTGTGGTGGGGACACCGTATTCCGGTGTGGTCGGATGGCTGCGTGGACATCCGCGATATGGAAGAGCACATCCAACGCCTTCAACAAGATCCAGCTTTGCAGGCTGGCGCGGCGGCGGGAGACTTAGTAATCACAAAGCAAAGCGACGAGGCACTGGCAAGACAGTACGAGGAGATTCGCGCTAAAGGCACTCGCGAAGCGCTCGAAGAGTATCGCAAGATTAGACGAGAACGGCCACCTCACTACGTGCATGTGTCGTTGCGTGTAGAAAACCCCTTACACACGGAACGATTAGTAAAGCACGGTTTCAACCAATCGGATGATGTACTCGACACGTGGTTTTCATCCGCACTGTGGCCGCATTCGACGCTCGGCTGGCCCGGCCCGGTGTTGCCGGAAGATAAGCCGGGGCGCGTGGCGCCCGACTGGGAGAAGGACCGCTACTACTACCCCACATCGGTGCTGGTGACCAACCGTGACATCATCACGCTGTGGGTGGCGCGGATGGTGCTGACGGGGTTGTACAACCTGAACGAGATCCCGTTCAGTCACGTGTACATCCACCCCAAAGTGATGGATGGCTTCGGCGAGGGCATGAGCAAGACGAAGGGTAACGGGGTGGACCCGCTCGACATCATTGACCGCTACGGCACCGACGCGATGCGCTACGGCATGGTGAAGCTCGCCACCGAAACGCAGGACTCGCGGTTGCCGGTGTCGAACGTGTGCCCGCACTGCGGCAAGGAAGTGCCGGTGAAGCAAGAGCATATGTACATGCGGACGAAAAAGCTCGCCTGCCCGGAGTGCAAGCAGCCGTTCCGCCCGGGCGGGCCGTGGCCGACTGACGATCCGGAACTGAAGACTGCGAAGCAGGGTTCCGACCGCTTCGAGGAGGGCCGGAACTTCGCCAACAAGATGTGGAACGCGACGCGGTTCCTGCTCATGAACCTGGAAGGCTACACGCCAGGCCCGGTGAAGCTCGACGAGTTGCCCACGGAAGACAAGTGGTTGCTCTCGCGGCTCGCGACCACCACGAAAGCCGTGACTGCCGCGCTGGAGGGTTACCACTTCAGTGACGTGGCCCGGCTGCTCTACGACTTCGTGTGGAGCGAGTTCTGCGACTGGTACATCGAGATGTCGAAGGGGCGCCTGAAAGATGCCACCGCGCGCCCGCTCGCGCAGCGCGTGCTCGCCGGGGTACTCGACGGTATCCTGCGGCTGGTGCAGCCGGTGATGCCGTTCGTGGCGGAATCGCTGTGGCAAGCACTCAATGAAGCCGCTCCCGAGCGTGGCCTCCCGGCGCCCGCCAAGGCCGAAGAGAGCGTGTGCATCGCACACTGGCCGAGCTACCCCGAGTTGTGGATCAGTGCCGAAGTGGAAGCCCGCTTCGCGCGGATGCAGGATCTCGTGAAGAGCGTGCGCGAGGTGCGCAACCGCTACCAGGTGGACGACAAGACGCGCCTCGACGTGTCGGTGAAGTGTTCTGAAACTGTGGCCGCCGATTTCAACGCGCTCGCGGCGTTCATCGGGCCGCTCGCGGGGATCGCGACTCTCACCGCCGGCCCGACCGCGTCCAAGCCGAAGCAGGCCGGCGGCATCGTGCGGCCCGAGTTCGAGGCTTACGTTTCGCTCGCCGGGCTGATCGACGTGGCCGCCGAGATCAAGCGCCTCGAAAAGCAGATCGGCGACAAGCGGAAGTCACTCGACGGCACGAAGGCGAAGCTCTCGAACGAGAAGTTCGTGGCCGGTGCCCCGCCGGAGGTGGTGCAGCAGCAGCGCGATTTGGTGACCGATGTCGAGAAGCAAATCGCCGCGATGGAAGAGAACTTGAAGGACTTGCAATCGGCCTGATCGCGAGAACAAGTCCAAGTGCAGCCGGGAACGATTGGTGTGGTAACATGACTACACCTGCCGTTCCCGGTTGCGTTCGACCCAGCGACGATTTTCACAGCCGCGCGAACCTTTTCGCGCCGACAAGCCTCGTCCCAATGTATCCTTGCTCGCAGAACGTTCACTAGTTCGTCGGACTAGTGGACGCGGAGCAACAATCCGGCTCCAGTCACGCTGAACAGAACACATTTCTTCCGACAATCGCCCCTTAAAACGCTGCTCTTGAGCATAGTCCACTGGACTACAGGACAGCATCTTCGCGCAGCCGTAAGAGGGCGCTATGGGGCGTGTATAAAAGTAATTCGGGCGCTGTAGCCCGGCGCACTCGACCGAACCCGCCTTATCGCTCACGCCGAGGGACCATCCATGTACCACCGCCGAATCGGGCTGAGCGCAGTTCTCCTCGCGGCGGCAAGCGCCCTGGCCGGGTGCCAGCCCGCGAAACCCGAGGCGCCGAAGTTCCCCGCCCCTGTAGTCACCGTCGTTCGCCCCGCGGTCGTGCCTGTACGCGACTACTGGGTCTACAACGGGTACCTCGATACCACAAAAGCCGTCGAAGTGCGGTCCAAGATCCGCGGGTTCCTCAAGGACGTCAAGTTCATCGAGGGTACCGAGGTCGCGGCCAACACCCCACTCTACACGATCGACAAACTGGAGTACGAGACCTCCGTCAAGAAGGCGGCTGCAGAGCTCCTCAAGAGCGAGGCGCAGATCAAGAGTTGGGAAGCCCAGATCGTTCAATCACGGGCTGACCTGGACCGCGTGAACCGGCTCGGCGCCGGCGGGATCGAATCGAAGTTCCGCGAGGAAGAAGCGCGGGCCACGCTCGACGTGCGCATTGCCGAACTCAAGGCTGCGGAAGCCAACCGGGACGCCGCGAAAGCCGCACTCCACTCCGCCGAGATCCTCCTGGGCTACACTGACATCCGCGCGAAGATCGGCGGCCGCATCAGCCGGACGCTCGTGGACGAGGGGAACCTCGTTCAGGCCGACACCACACTTCTGACGACCATCGTGCAGGTGGACAAGCTGTACGTGTATTACGACGCCCCGGAATCCGACTTCCTGGCGTACCAGAAGACGCTCATCAAATCGTCGAGTCCGAGTCTGAGTACCCAACAGATCGGTCTCGAAGTCGGGGTCGGCGATGAAATGGACTTCCCCCACGAAGGGTTCATCGACTTCCGCGAGAACCGCGTGGAAACCGCGACCGGGACCATCCGCGTGCGCGGGCGCCTGGATAATCCGGTGCTCTCGAACGGCGTCCGGTTGCTCTACCCCGGCATGTTCGCCCGCATCCGGGTGCCGAAGAGCGACAAGGTGCCGACGCCCGTGATCCCCGAAGACTGCCTCCTCAGCGGTCAGGAGGGGCGGTTCGTCTTCGTCGTGAACCCCGAAGGGATCGTCAAGAAGCGGCTCGTCACGGTCGGCGCGAACTTCTGGAAAATTCCCACCACGGAACCGGGGGTGGCCGTGCCGAGTTGGGTGGCGGTGAACCCGAAACCCGCTCCCCCGAAAGAGGGCCAGCCGCCCGCGGAGACGCGCAAGAACATCAAGTCCGTCGTCGCGATCACGGCCGGGCTGAAGCCCGACGATCGCGTGATTCTCGCTGGCCTGCACGCGGTCCGGCCCGATGCGCCGGCCGTGCCCGACGAGTGGGTGTTGAACCCACCCGTCGAGTCCAAGAAATAGTCCGCGCCCCGCGCCCTTCGCCCCAACCCACACGCGGTCGCCGCATGATTTCGCGCTTTTTCATCGATCGCCCGATTTTCGCCAACGTGCTCGCCGTCCTCACGCTCCTGTTCGGCGCGGTGGCGCTGTACCGGCTGCCGGTCGAGCGCTACCCACCGATCACCCCGCCCACGGTGCAGGTGAGCGCCAACTACCCCGGTGCGAACGCGAAGGTGGTGACCGACACGGTCGCCGCCCCCATCGAGCAGCAGATCAACGGCGTAGAGAACATGATGTACATGTCCTCCACGAGTTCCGCCGACGGCTCGTATGGGCTCACGATCACGTTCGAGATCGGCACCAACCTCGACGACGCGCAGGTTCTCGTGCAGAACCGGTTGAGCGTGGCCGAACCGCAGTTGCCCGAAGAGGTGCGCAGACAGGGCGTGACGGTCCGCAAGCAATCGTCCGCCATCATTCTGGCGATCTCCATGACCGCACCGCCGCCCAAGGACCGCTACAACCTGACGCTCGACCCTGTGGCCCTCCGGGAAACCGGAGTGACGCTCGAACAGGCACTCGCGGCGATTGCCACGGCCGGCGCACGGGCCGAGCCGCACGCGAACAAGCAGCCCCTGTGCTACCAGATCGTGGCGCCGGACACGTTCGCCGATAACGGCCCCGCAGGGGCCGACAAGTTGCGCCAGATCGCGCTGGCCCCGGCCGGGCGCGCGACCGTTCCGCTCTCGGACGTGGGGCGCGTGGACGAGTTGCCCGGCGCCTACGACGGGCTGTTCCTCTCGAACTACGCGACGCTGCGGTTGCGCGACGACCTGAGCCGCGTGCCCGGGGTGGGCGACGTGATCGTGCGCGGGGTGGGCTCGTACTCGATGCGCGTCTGGCTGAACCCGGACAAACTCGCGGCCCGCAAACTCACCACCGAGGACGTGCTCGGGGCGCTGCGGCGCCAGAACGTGCAGGTCGCGGCCGGGCAGGTGGGCCAGCCGCCGAACCCGTCGGGCCAGCGGTTCCAGTACACGGTCACCACGCTCGGGCGCCTCAGCGACCCGGAAGAGTTCAAGAACATCATCGTCAAGTCCGGGGCGGCCGGGCAGCTCGTGTACCTGCGCGAAGTGGCGGACGTGGAACTCGGCGGGCAGTCCTACGACTCGTTCGCGTCGCGCAGCGCGTACCCGTCCGCCAACCTGCTCGTGTACCAGCTCCCCGGGTCCAACGCGCTCGAAGTGGCCAAGGGCGTGCGGGCCGCGATGGAGAAGGTGAAGCCCACGCTCCCGCCCGGGATGGAGTACAGCATCCCGTTCGACACCACGAAGTTCGTGGAGGCCGCGATCGACGAGGTGTACATTACGCTGTTCGAGGCCGGGGCGCTGGTGCTCATCGTGATCCTGGTGTTCCTCCAGAGCTGGCGCGCGCTGCTCGTGCCCGCCACCACGGTGCCCATCACCATCATCGGCGCGTTCGCGTTCATGCTGATGCTCGGGTTCTCGGTGAACCTGCTCACGCTGTTCGGGCTGATCCTGGCCATCGGGATCGTAGTGGACGACGCGATCGTGATCGTGGAGAACGCCTCGCACCACATTGAACAGGGCATGGCCCCACGAAGTGCGACAATTCAAGCCATGAACGAGGTCACGGGGCCAGTTATCTCCATCACGTTGGTGCTGATGGCCGTGTTCCTTCCGACCGCGTTCCTCGGCGGGATCACGGGCCAGCTCTACAAACAGTTCGCGCTCACCATCGCCGCCACGGCCCTCATCAGCGCGGTAAACGCCCTCACGCTGAAGCCCGCGCAGTGCGCGCTGTGGCTCAAGCCGGTGGCGAAGAAGGGGTGGTTCTCCAAACTGTTCGACGCGGTCTACAAGCCGATCGAAGGGGCCTACGCCTGGTCCATCAAGATCCTGCTCCGGGTGTGGTGGCTCGCGCTCGTGGCGTTCCTCGCGCTCGCGGTGGGGACCGGGGTGTGGTACCAGAAAACTCCGGCCGGGTTCCTCCCGGACGAGGACCAGGGGTACGTCATCATCGCGGTGCAACTACCGGACGCCGCGTCCATCGACCGGACGCGCGAGGTGGTGGACAAGATGAACGGCGTGTTCCGCAAGACGGAGGGCGTCGAGAACTGGTTCGTGCTCGGTGGGTTTTCGCTGCTCGACGGGACCGCGGCGCCGAACTCCGCGACCGCGTTCGCCGCATGGAAGGACTGGAAGTACCGGGAGCGCCCGGACCTGGCGCAAGAGGCGCTCGTCGGGAAGCTCCAGCGCGAGTTCGGCGGGTTCCGCGACGCCCGTATCTTCGTGCTCGTGCCGCCCTCGATTCAGGGGCTCGGGTTCGTGGGCGGGTTCCAGATCCAGATCGAGGACCGCGAGGGCGTGGGGACTGATGTGCTCCAGGAGCGAGCGACCGCCGTCGCGATGGCCGCGGGCCGCAACCCCGAGATCGACGCGATGAAGACCGCGAGCACGTTCCGCGCGGGCGTGCCGCAGATTTATCTCGACATCGACCGCGAGAAGGCCGAGAAGATGGGCGTGAAGATGGACGACGTGTTCGCCACACTCCAGGCGAACCTCGGGTCCGTGTACGTGAACGACTTCAACAAGTTCGGGCGCACGTACCAGCTCCGCATCCAGGCCGACAGCCGGTACCGGGGCGACACGAACGCGATCAAGCGCCTGGAGGTGCCCGGGCGCGAGGGGGGCGTGAACCCGGACGGCTCGACGCGCGTGGGGCCGCGCCCGCGGGTGCCCCTGGGCACACTCCTGAAGGACGAGATCCGCATCGGACCGCAATCCATCATCCGGTACAACCTGTACCCGACCGCGCAGATCCCGGGCCGGGCGAACCCGGGCGTCAGTTCCAGTGACGCGATCAAGGTAATGGAAGAGGTGGCTACCCGAGAGCTCCCGCCGACGATGGGGTTCGAGTGGACCGGCCTCTCGTACCAGGAGAAGCGCGTCGGCGGGGCCGCGTTCAACCTGCTCGGTAAGCCGATCACCGAATCGTACATCGTGTTCGCGCTAGCCGTGTTCATGGTGTACTTGGTACTCGCGGCGCTGTACGAGAGCTGGCTCCTGCCGTTCGCGGTGATCCTGGTGGTGCCGCTCGGGTTGCTCGGCGTGGTCGCTGCTGTGAACGCACGGATCTGGCTCCACGAGTTCTACGTGCGTGCTCAAGCAGCGATCGCGAAGGGGGAAGCCACCTGGTGGCACCAGCACATGCCGAACGTCAGCACGATGGACAACAACATCTACACGCAGATCGGGGTTGTGCTCATCATCGCACTGGCATCGAAGAACGCGATCCTCATCGTGGAGTTCGCCCGCGAGTTGCGATTCGCGGGACGGAGCATCCGTCAGGCGGCACTGGAAGCTGCACGCATGCGGTTCCGGCCGATCATCATGACGAGCTTCGCGTTCATCTTGGGCGTGGTTCCGCTCGTGTTCGCGACCGGGGCCGGGGCCGCGAGTCGGCAGTCGCTCGGCACCGCGGTGTTCGGGGGGATGTTGACTTCGACCATACTCGCGGTGTTCTTCGTGCCGGTCTTCTACATTGCGATCCAGGGTCTGATCGAACTCAAGAACGGCCCGCCGAAACCGCCCCCGGGCGAAGGGCTCCCCGTCGCCGGAGGCGAAACCCACGGCACGCACGGTCACGGTGCTCACAACGCCCACGAAATCCACGGAGTAGCCGCACCCGCCTCGCAACCGCCACACGCGGAGATCGCGGAACCTCCCATCGCAGAAATTATTGTGGACGAACCGCACGAGAACGGGAAACTTATTGCAGTTGAAGGGGAACAACCGGGTTCGGTCCACGAACCTCCACCAGCACCCGAAGCAAAATAGACCTACACCGGTCTCGCGCGGGGCACCGGCTCAAAAGGTCGGTGCCCCGCGCGTTTTTAGCTCTTGTCGCGAACATTTCTCTGATGTTTCGGGTGCCGCTCCAAATGTGAGGCACCCGAAAACGTTCGCAGTTTCGGCCCTCTTCAATCCAGCGATTTCACCTCAATTTCAACCCGTTCTCCGGTCATTCACCCCAAATCCCGTGTCGCGCCCTTGACGTGTGTGTGTCCACAAGCGAAACTACACTGAGACGAAATCTCAACAAATGAGCCGTCAATGCTGATGCCCCTCGATATGGTGCGCGCCGGCGAATGGGCCGAGGTCGAAGAGGTGACCGGCCAAGCGGATTGGGTCGGGCGCCTTGCCGAACTCGGAATTCGTCAGGGCTGCCGTCTCCAGGTGGTTCAGCCCGGTGCGACTTGTCTTTTGAGAGTAGCCGGTGGGAAGCTCGGCCTGCGCGGGTGCGAGTGTGCCCAAATCCTCGTCCGCCCGGTCACCGCGGGGCACGCCGGCTGATGCCCACTCTCGCCGACCTCTCGCCGGGCCAACGGGCCGAAGTGCTGTCCGTCACCGGCCCCGCCGCTCTGGTCCAGCGCCTCTACGAATTCGGGTTGCTCGAAGGCGAACAGGTGCAAGTTATCGCGCGCGCGCCGCTCGGTGACCCGCTCGAAATCAGCCTCGGCCACTCCCGGTTGAGCCTGCGCAAATCCGAAGCCGCCGGCATCAGCGTGCGCCCACTTTAGAAATGCGGAGTCCGGACCGCGAGTAAGCCGGTCCCTCGCGTCCGCTCCCCGTTCATTTTCGTTCCGCGTTCCAGGTTCCGCATCACTTATGCTCACCCCCACGCTCACCGTCGCTCTCGTCGGGAACCCGAACGCGGGGAAATCGACACTGTTCAACGCGCTCTCCGGGCTGCGCCAGCGCATCGGGAACTACCCTGGCGTTACCGTCGAGATGAAGAAGGGACAGTTCATCGCCAACGGCACGACGGTGGACCTCATCGACCTCCCCGGCACGTACAGCCTCGCCGCCCGCAGCCCGGACGAGATGGTCGCGGTGGACCTGCTTCTGGGTCGCCGCCCCGAAGAACCCCGGCCATCGGTCGTGCTTTCGATCGTTGACGCGACCAACCTCGACCGGCACCTCTACCTCACGAGTCAGTTGCTCGACTTGGGCGTACCGGTCGTCGTCGCGGTCAACATGATCGACGCGGCCGCGGCGCAGGGCTTGAAGTTCGACTACGCGAAACTGTCCGAAGCGATCGGCGCACCCGTCGTACCGATCCAGGCGAACAACGGTACCGGGTTAACGGAACTTACCGCGGCAGTTCGCACCGCGGGGGAACGCGGGACCGCCCCAAGCGGTCCCGCGTTCCCGCCCGCGTTCGATGAGGTGGTGGAGCAGTTGCGGAAAGAACTGAGCGACGAGGTTCCGCCGGTTCTGCTTCGGCGCGCGGTCATCGATATCGGCGGGTATACGGAGCAGTGGCTTGTCGAGCGCTACGGCGATCGGTTCAAGGCCGCGCTCGCCGGCGCCCGCGACAAACTCGCCGCACTCGGCCACACGGTTCCGGGAGTGGAAGCGCGCACGCGATTCGCATGGGTGCGTGCGGCAGTCGCTGCGGCCGTGAGCAAGCCCGCAGTGCGCCCGGTCACGTGGACCGATCGTATCGACGCGGTTCTCACGCACCGGCTCTGGGGCACGCTCGTGTTCCTGGTCGTGATGTTCCTGATGTTCCAGTCGATCTTTCTGTGGGCGAAGCCGCTCATGGATCTGATTAGCAGCGGACAGGACGCGATCGCGGAATCGGTGGAATCGGCTCTACCCTCCGGCCCGCTCCGCGCGCTCCTCGTCGATGGAGTCATCAAGGGTGTGGGCAGCGTACTAGTGTTCCTGCCGCAAATTATGATCCTGTTCGGCTTCATCGCGGTTCTTGAGGATTGCGGGTACATGGCCCGCGCCGCGTTCCTCATGGACCGGATCATGAGCCGGTGCGGGCTGAGCGGGAAGTCGTTCATCCCGATGTTATCGAGCGTGGCATGTGCGGTGCCCGGGATCATGGCCACGCGGGTCATCGAGAACCGGCGCGACCGGCTCGCCACGATCCTGGTGTCACCCCTCATGAGCTGCTCCGCCCGGCTCCCGGTGTACATCCTGCTCATCGGGGCATTCGTCGCGCGCCCGGGTTCACCGAGCTGGTTGCCGGGGCTGGTGCTGTTCGCGATGTACATGGTCGGCTTCACCGTCGCACCGCTTGTCGCCCTCGCACTCAAGCGGACGCTGCTCCGCGGCGCCCCGCCCGTATTCGTGATGGAATTGCCGAGCTATCGGCGCCCGAAGTTTACTTCTGTGCTGCGCCGAATGGGGGGCGCGGGCTGGGCGTTCACCCTGCGTGCCGGCACGATCATCCTCGCGGCAATGGTGCTCGTGTGGGCGGCACTCTACTTCCCGTACTCCGACGCACAGGGCCAGGCGTACCCCGATCGCATCGAGAAAGCCGAGGACGCGATCAAGGAGAGTGCCGATCGCCTGAAGGAACTCAAAGAGAAGGACGCGGCGAGCAAGAAAGAGCTGGAGGCGAACGAACCCGCCCGGGCTCCACTGACCGAAGACGAAAAAGCCGAACTGGAGAAGCTCGAAGAAGCGGCGGGGTTGCCCGATAAACTCAACGGCGAGTGGAAGCGAAGCAGCTACCTGGGTCGAGTCGGACTGTGGATGGAACCGGTGTTCGAGCCGCTGGGCTGGGACTGGAAAATCGGCGTCGCGGCGATGGCGAGCTTCCCGGCACGTGAAGTAATCGTCGGTACGTTTGGGTTGCTCTACGATGTGGGCGAAGTGGACACGAAGGCAATCGGTGACGACGGCGCCGACGACGAAGCCAAGGAGAAAGTCGCGGGGCTAACAAAAGCCGTGCAAGAGGACTGGTCGAAAGACCCGATCCGCGGCAAGTACGGTGTGCCGGTCGCGCTGTCGCTGATGGTGTTCTTCGCACTGTGCTGTCAGTGCGCCGCGACCCTCGCCGTGATCCAGCGCGAAACGAAGAGCTGGCTCTGGCCCGCGTTCACCTTCGTCTACATGACGACCCTGGCGTACCTCGGCGCGTTCGCCACGTTCCAGTTGGGGCGACTAATCGTGGGGTGACGACGAACCGCCTCTCTCGTGGAGTCGAGAAAGGCGCCGTAATCGAGCACTCTAACCGGCAAGAGGCGGGGCCAAGAGCCAACGGAGCAATTTTGCGTTATCGGCCCCCGCCCCGTGCGTCCCGGTGGCCCACAACCACCACAGCGGGACACCCACCACAGTTACCTCTCCCTTCCCGACCTTTGCAGTGGCCACGAACCCCAAACCCGCCTTCTCGAACCCAACCGCGCTCACGAGAACCCGACCGCCATTCTCCCCGCGGATCGGCGACGCCCGAAAGAACGTCGCCGATTTGATGGCGTTCTACCTCGCGCGAAGTGAATTGATCAAGTACCGCTCGCAGGAGCGAGCGGATTACCCCGATATTGAAGTCATTTTGTACGAGAGGTGCTAAACAGCACAAACCCACCACCATTAAGGTTCGGGTTCACGGAGTGCCGAGCGTCGGACGTGAGCAGTTAGGAACGAGGGGCGCTCGCGGCCTTGCGAATCGCGTTCATGCGGCGCGCTTCTTTCCGGCGCCGGGCCTCGCACGGCTTCTCGTAGTACTCGTGGGCGCGAAGTTCACCCTTCATCCCGCTGCGTTCGATCAGCTTCTTGAACCGCCGGAGAGCGGCGCCGATCGGCTCCCGCTCGTGAACACGCATCCGCAGCCCCATTCGATCCCCCCGTGAATCGGACCCACTGTGTGGGTTCTGAGTGAAAAAACACGTCTCTACTGTAGACGATCCAAGGGCGGTTCGGAAGTTCCCGCCCGGGAAACTATTTGTGGCTCATATAGGCTACAGAACTCACACGTCAACGGTCATGGGGTCTTTTTCGTTTCGGCCCCTTTTGTCGGTCGCTCACCTTGCGCCGCAACCGGAAGTCGGCGCTGCCGTGGTACGTCGCCAGAACCGCACCGACGCCCGCGTAGTGGTCGAACAGCTCGTACACCACGGCCTCTTCGTCCGGCCACGGGTATGCGAAAATCACGTCCATGTCGCTGATTTCCAGTCCCAGCTCTTCATACGCTTGGTCGCCCTCGGTCGTGAGCCACGAGTACGTTCCGCCCTTGTACACGCGGTCCTCCGCTCCGGGCGGGACGAAGCTCCCGTGGACCAGTTCCACCGGCAAATCGTAGTCCTCGGCGAGTTGGCGCCCCTCGTCGATCAGTGTGCCCTCGATCTCGATCCCGCACGCCTCGAAATCGAGCATGGCAGCCAACCCCACAACCACGCCGAACCCGCACCCCCATTCGCAGAACCGCGACCCGCGTGTGAATTCCCCGCCGGCCAGTGCTCGGAGCACTTTGTACGCGGTGGCGTAATCGCACGGGACGAACGCGGGCACTTGGCACGCAGTCTGGAACCGGTCGATCCGGCGCTCGGCGTCGCGGAGGAACCGGCGCACGTCGGCCGGTGGGTCGGCGTCGGTGATTGGTACGAGTAGTTCTCGTAGTGACATTTGGAACGGTATTTGGGGGAACAGTTCCGATAACCGCGCGCGAATTTCGTGCCCGAACCGGAACGGGTCGTAGGATGTATGGGTGTTGTATTGCACCCGTGCCGCGAGGTTCGACATGTCCGCAGAACAATCAGGCCAAATCACCGTCGAACAGCGGCGCGCGATTTTCAAGGCGCTGGTCGAGGCTCAGGACGGCGGCGCGGGCGTGGCCGCGTCGCGCACCGCGGTGGCGCGCCAGTTCGCGGTGAGCGAGGACCAGGTGCGCGACGTCGAGCGCGAGGGCATGGCCAACCAGTGGCCGCCCCTCGATTAAAGACGAGCCCACTCGATACGCGCGTGACCGACCCGATGGGCACGGTCACTTCTTGGGGAACTGCCAGTTTTCATCAAACAGCCCGGCGGCAACGACCTCATATGCGGCCGGATCTTTCTCGGTCGGCGCCGGTTTAATCACCGCCCAATCACCGAGACGCGGGTACAAGAGCGCGTTAGTGCCCTTCAAGTCGGCCTCTTTGAACGTGTGCCCGCTGTTGATGACGACGTACCGCGTCGGTTCCTGTGGGTTCGGGTAGATCAGCACGGGCACGTGTGTTTTTGGATCGTACTCAACGCCGTTCACACCAAGCTTCTCTTCCGTCCACGTGATCGGCAACTTCGGCAGCACCTTCGCAATAAGCGGGTTGCTCTGCGGGTCGCCGAACAGGACAAGGTTATCGGGCGCCCGACCTCCGACACCCTCCGCATCACAAACCGGTAACGCACCACGGAAATACCGGTCCCATATTGATACGAACTGATTCACGGACGCGGTCGCGTGCTTGTCCATACCTGGAGCGAATCCCGTCGCGCCAGGTTTCACGACAACGAACCGCGACAGAAAAGCATCGTCGATCGGCCCTTGCAGTTCTTTGCGCTTACGCAAATCGTCCTGCCACTTGTCGCGATCTGTTATCGACCATTGGCCGCCGGTTTTAGTCAGAAAGAGCGATACCGCCTTCGGTTGTACCCCTTTCGTGGGAACCTTCTGTCCGTCGATCGCGATTTCCGCCGGGAACGGGTACTCCTCGCGTAACAACCGGATCGCGGCCACGTTCGTCGTCTCGATCCGCAAACCGTCTTTCGTCCAGCGCGAGTCGATCACGGCCCTCTCATAATGCCGGTCGAGG
This region of Gemmata massiliana genomic DNA includes:
- a CDS encoding FeoA family protein, whose product is MLMPLDMVRAGEWAEVEEVTGQADWVGRLAELGIRQGCRLQVVQPGATCLLRVAGGKLGLRGCECAQILVRPVTAGHAG
- the feoB gene encoding ferrous iron transport protein B — protein: MLTPTLTVALVGNPNAGKSTLFNALSGLRQRIGNYPGVTVEMKKGQFIANGTTVDLIDLPGTYSLAARSPDEMVAVDLLLGRRPEEPRPSVVLSIVDATNLDRHLYLTSQLLDLGVPVVVAVNMIDAAAAQGLKFDYAKLSEAIGAPVVPIQANNGTGLTELTAAVRTAGERGTAPSGPAFPPAFDEVVEQLRKELSDEVPPVLLRRAVIDIGGYTEQWLVERYGDRFKAALAGARDKLAALGHTVPGVEARTRFAWVRAAVAAAVSKPAVRPVTWTDRIDAVLTHRLWGTLVFLVVMFLMFQSIFLWAKPLMDLISSGQDAIAESVESALPSGPLRALLVDGVIKGVGSVLVFLPQIMILFGFIAVLEDCGYMARAAFLMDRIMSRCGLSGKSFIPMLSSVACAVPGIMATRVIENRRDRLATILVSPLMSCSARLPVYILLIGAFVARPGSPSWLPGLVLFAMYMVGFTVAPLVALALKRTLLRGAPPVFVMELPSYRRPKFTSVLRRMGGAGWAFTLRAGTIILAAMVLVWAALYFPYSDAQGQAYPDRIEKAEDAIKESADRLKELKEKDAASKKELEANEPARAPLTEDEKAELEKLEEAAGLPDKLNGEWKRSSYLGRVGLWMEPVFEPLGWDWKIGVAAMASFPAREVIVGTFGLLYDVGEVDTKAIGDDGADDEAKEKVAGLTKAVQEDWSKDPIRGKYGVPVALSLMVFFALCCQCAATLAVIQRETKSWLWPAFTFVYMTTLAYLGAFATFQLGRLIVG
- the rpsU gene encoding 30S ribosomal protein S21, translating into MRVHEREPIGAALRRFKKLIERSGMKGELRAHEYYEKPCEARRRKEARRMNAIRKAASAPRS
- a CDS encoding efflux RND transporter permease subunit, whose protein sequence is MISRFFIDRPIFANVLAVLTLLFGAVALYRLPVERYPPITPPTVQVSANYPGANAKVVTDTVAAPIEQQINGVENMMYMSSTSSADGSYGLTITFEIGTNLDDAQVLVQNRLSVAEPQLPEEVRRQGVTVRKQSSAIILAISMTAPPPKDRYNLTLDPVALRETGVTLEQALAAIATAGARAEPHANKQPLCYQIVAPDTFADNGPAGADKLRQIALAPAGRATVPLSDVGRVDELPGAYDGLFLSNYATLRLRDDLSRVPGVGDVIVRGVGSYSMRVWLNPDKLAARKLTTEDVLGALRRQNVQVAAGQVGQPPNPSGQRFQYTVTTLGRLSDPEEFKNIIVKSGAAGQLVYLREVADVELGGQSYDSFASRSAYPSANLLVYQLPGSNALEVAKGVRAAMEKVKPTLPPGMEYSIPFDTTKFVEAAIDEVYITLFEAGALVLIVILVFLQSWRALLVPATTVPITIIGAFAFMLMLGFSVNLLTLFGLILAIGIVVDDAIVIVENASHHIEQGMAPRSATIQAMNEVTGPVISITLVLMAVFLPTAFLGGITGQLYKQFALTIAATALISAVNALTLKPAQCALWLKPVAKKGWFSKLFDAVYKPIEGAYAWSIKILLRVWWLALVAFLALAVGTGVWYQKTPAGFLPDEDQGYVIIAVQLPDAASIDRTREVVDKMNGVFRKTEGVENWFVLGGFSLLDGTAAPNSATAFAAWKDWKYRERPDLAQEALVGKLQREFGGFRDARIFVLVPPSIQGLGFVGGFQIQIEDREGVGTDVLQERATAVAMAAGRNPEIDAMKTASTFRAGVPQIYLDIDREKAEKMGVKMDDVFATLQANLGSVYVNDFNKFGRTYQLRIQADSRYRGDTNAIKRLEVPGREGGVNPDGSTRVGPRPRVPLGTLLKDEIRIGPQSIIRYNLYPTAQIPGRANPGVSSSDAIKVMEEVATRELPPTMGFEWTGLSYQEKRVGGAAFNLLGKPITESYIVFALAVFMVYLVLAALYESWLLPFAVILVVPLGLLGVVAAVNARIWLHEFYVRAQAAIAKGEATWWHQHMPNVSTMDNNIYTQIGVVLIIALASKNAILIVEFARELRFAGRSIRQAALEAARMRFRPIIMTSFAFILGVVPLVFATGAGAASRQSLGTAVFGGMLTSTILAVFFVPVFYIAIQGLIELKNGPPKPPPGEGLPVAGGETHGTHGHGAHNAHEIHGVAAPASQPPHAEIAEPPIAEIIVDEPHENGKLIAVEGEQPGSVHEPPPAPEAK
- a CDS encoding FeoA family protein, with amino-acid sequence MPTLADLSPGQRAEVLSVTGPAALVQRLYEFGLLEGEQVQVIARAPLGDPLEISLGHSRLSLRKSEAAGISVRPL